The proteins below are encoded in one region of Aestuariivirga litoralis:
- a CDS encoding GAF domain-containing protein codes for MDKALVEFRLAVSAAKTADAVWNALEDYTQVLVGWKLFTVMTADMKAGLARRAYSSDTKNYPVSGTKPIERNKWFDIVHGQNKSFVANTIKDIAEVFPDHELIWSLGLGSVINLPVVLEGNMVATINILHAEHHYTPQRVEMAETFLAVPAMLAVLAAQQLEG; via the coding sequence TTGGACAAGGCGTTGGTGGAATTCAGGCTGGCGGTTTCGGCTGCAAAAACGGCAGATGCCGTGTGGAACGCGCTTGAAGATTACACGCAAGTTCTGGTCGGCTGGAAGCTGTTCACTGTGATGACGGCGGATATGAAAGCTGGCCTGGCACGGCGGGCCTATTCAAGCGACACCAAGAACTATCCCGTTTCCGGCACCAAGCCCATCGAACGCAACAAATGGTTCGACATTGTGCATGGCCAGAACAAGAGCTTCGTGGCCAATACGATCAAGGACATCGCCGAGGTTTTTCCCGACCATGAATTGATCTGGTCGCTGGGCCTGGGCTCAGTGATCAACCTTCCGGTGGTGCTGGAAGGCAATATGGTTGCCACCATCAACATTCTGCATGCTGAGCATCACTATACGCCGCAGCGGGTGGAGATGGCCGAGACATTCCTGGCCGTGCCCGCCATGTTGGCGGTGCTGGCCGCTCAGCAGCTTGAAGGCTGA
- a CDS encoding ABC transporter permease encodes MSATTEPVSQFTGPQESRAGRMAQRFGLFLLTLAITFLGLTAVTFCIGRFVPVDPVIAIVGDHASAETYAATRIAIGLDKPIYMQFLIYLNKVLHGDLGQSVMTSHPVLEDLASFFPATIELATVGILVGVLIGVPAGVVAGACKDRWPDQVIRIFSLFGYSTPVFWLGLVGLFLFYGKLGWVAGTGRLDVGYDDIVTPQTGILLIDAAIQGEWDVWHNALSHLLLPGALLAYYSLAYIARMTRSFMIEQLSQEYVIAARVKGQSFWGAVWRHAFPNIMVPLITVVGLSYASLLEGAVLTETVFSWPGLGLYITHSLFAADMNAVLGGTLAVGVVYTGINAVCDFLYKIFDPRLRAP; translated from the coding sequence ATGAGCGCCACGACAGAACCCGTCTCGCAATTCACCGGCCCGCAGGAAAGCCGGGCCGGCCGCATGGCGCAGCGCTTCGGGCTGTTTCTGCTGACGCTAGCGATCACTTTTCTGGGCCTCACGGCTGTCACCTTCTGCATCGGGCGGTTTGTGCCGGTTGACCCGGTCATCGCCATTGTGGGCGATCATGCCAGTGCGGAAACCTATGCAGCCACGCGCATCGCCATCGGGCTGGACAAGCCGATCTACATGCAGTTCCTGATCTATCTGAACAAGGTGCTGCATGGCGACCTTGGCCAATCGGTGATGACCTCGCATCCCGTGCTGGAGGATCTGGCTTCATTCTTTCCGGCCACGATTGAACTGGCCACGGTGGGCATTCTGGTTGGCGTGCTGATTGGTGTTCCCGCCGGCGTTGTCGCCGGGGCCTGCAAGGACCGCTGGCCCGATCAGGTGATCCGTATCTTTTCGCTGTTCGGTTATTCCACGCCGGTGTTCTGGCTGGGGCTCGTGGGGCTGTTTCTGTTTTACGGCAAGCTGGGCTGGGTAGCAGGCACGGGCCGGCTGGATGTGGGTTATGATGATATCGTCACACCACAAACCGGCATCTTGCTGATTGATGCCGCGATCCAGGGCGAATGGGATGTGTGGCACAATGCGCTCAGCCATCTGCTGCTGCCCGGCGCGCTGTTGGCCTATTATTCGCTCGCCTACATTGCGCGCATGACGCGCAGCTTCATGATCGAGCAACTGAGCCAGGAATATGTGATTGCGGCACGTGTCAAAGGCCAGAGCTTTTGGGGTGCCGTGTGGCGGCATGCCTTTCCGAATATCATGGTACCGCTGATTACGGTTGTCGGCCTGTCTTATGCCTCGCTGCTGGAGGGCGCTGTGCTCACCGAAACGGTGTTCTCCTGGCCCGGGCTGGGGCTATACATCACGCATTCGCTGTTTGCGGCTGATATGAATGCGGTACTGGGCGGCACGCTGGCGGTCGGCGTGGTCTATACCGGCATCAATGCCGTGTGTGATTTCCTCTACAAGATTTTTGATCCGAGGCTGCGCGCGCCATGA
- a CDS encoding ABC transporter permease, translating into MNTTAPPLSLRGWLETDAPASRGQALAGRSWRSLVAIVSNPTGLVGLLIVLALIFMAVFAPLLAFGQSPLAQDLAHRLAFPSAAHWLGTDELGRDIYVRTVYGARVTLTIVILVSVVVAPIGLAVGTLSGFLGGVVDIVLMRITDIFLAFPRLVLALAFAAALGPGIENAVIAISLTAWPPYARIARAETATIARSDFIAAVRLQGASTWRILIRHIVPLCLSSVIVRLTLDMAGIILTAAGLGFLGLGAQPPTPEWGAMVSAGREVILDQWWVATMPGIAIFIVSLGFNLLGDGLRDVFDPKAS; encoded by the coding sequence ATGAATACAACCGCACCCCCCCTTTCGCTGCGTGGCTGGCTGGAGACGGATGCACCCGCTTCGCGCGGGCAAGCGCTGGCTGGACGTTCTTGGCGCAGCTTGGTTGCGATTGTCAGCAATCCGACCGGGTTGGTGGGCCTGCTGATTGTGCTGGCCCTGATTTTTATGGCGGTGTTTGCGCCGCTGCTGGCCTTCGGCCAATCGCCCCTCGCGCAGGATCTGGCGCATCGCCTTGCCTTCCCGAGTGCCGCGCATTGGCTGGGCACCGATGAATTGGGCCGCGATATTTACGTGCGCACGGTTTACGGCGCGCGGGTGACGCTCACCATCGTGATCCTGGTTTCCGTCGTGGTGGCACCGATCGGGCTGGCGGTGGGCACGCTGAGCGGTTTCCTGGGTGGCGTTGTCGACATCGTATTGATGCGCATCACCGATATTTTCCTGGCCTTCCCCCGGCTGGTGCTGGCGCTGGCTTTTGCTGCCGCTTTGGGGCCTGGCATTGAGAATGCGGTGATTGCGATTTCACTCACCGCCTGGCCACCTTATGCGCGCATTGCGCGGGCTGAGACAGCCACGATTGCGCGCAGTGATTTTATCGCGGCGGTGCGGTTGCAGGGGGCTTCCACCTGGCGCATTTTGATCCGGCATATTGTGCCGTTGTGCCTCTCGTCCGTCATCGTGCGGCTGACGCTGGATATGGCCGGTATCATCCTTACCGCCGCTGGACTTGGCTTCCTCGGCCTTGGGGCTCAGCCGCCTACGCCGGAATGGGGTGCGATGGTATCCGCTGGCCGCGAAGTCATTCTCGATCAATGGTGGGTGGCGACGATGCCCGGCATTGCCATTTTCATTGTCAGCCTTGGCTTCAACCTTCTGGGTGACGGCCTGCGCGACGTGTTCGATCCGAAGGCCTCATGA